From the Vulpes lagopus strain Blue_001 chromosome 15, ASM1834538v1, whole genome shotgun sequence genome, one window contains:
- the PTH gene encoding parathyroid hormone, with protein MKVKMMSAKDMVKVMIVMFAICFLAKSDGKPIKKRSVSEIQFMHNLGKHLSSMERVEWLRKKLQDVHNFVALGAPIVHRDGSSQRPLKKEDNVLVESHQKSLGEADKADVDVLTKAKSQ; from the exons tgaAGATGATGTCTGCAAAAGACATGGTTAAAGTAATGATTGTCATGTTTGCAATTTGTTTTCTTGCAAAATCAGATGGGAAACCTATTAA GAAGAGATCTGTGAGTGAAATACAGTTTATGCATAACCTGGGCAAACATCTGAGCTCCATGGAGCGGGTGGAATGGCTGCGGAAGAAGCTCCAGGATGTACACAACTTTGTTGCCCTTGGAGCTCCAATAGTTCACAGAGATGGTAGTTCCCAGAGGCCCctaaaaaaggaagacaatgtCCTAGTTGAGAGCCATCAAAAAAGTCTTGGAGAAGCTGACAAAGCTGATGTGGATGTATTAACTAAAGCTAAATCCCAGTGA